TAATTTATAAGTTTATTAATGACTTTGAAAATAGCAAAAACAAATGCTTTGGTAATTTTTTCTTCTTCGTTATCGTTACTTAAATTTGACTTAATGGTTTGCAACAATTCAGAAATAGTTTGTAATACCGGAATTGACCCCTTTTCCCATTTTTGGAAGAGTAACAGAAATAATTTACTGGAGTTTTCACTCAACTCTAACAATTTATTATGTGCGATAAAAGTATAATTGTTTTGATTAATGATTTTTACTAAATTATTTGTCAATGCATATGGCTCAACTAATGGATGAGTCAATACATCTAGAACATCTTTATAATAAAAAACGTAACTGCTGTTTTTTCTTGACAATGCATTGGTGTGCATTTTAAATAATTTGGCTATCAAAATCTGTGCTGGATTGTTCTTTCCTGAATATCCCATGGTAATATTCAACGCACCTACAGTTGCCGGAAGTGCATACAAAAGCGGAACCAGTAAATTCTCTTCTCCAAGCACTACAGCTACTTTATCTAATGTTGCAGTTGGGTCGTCAAGAATAATTTTTTCAATAATACTACCCGTAATTTTGGCTTGACCAATAGTTTTTGGTGTTCCAATAACTTGAATATTTTTAGTTTTTGAAAAATCATCCACAATCCATTCAAAAGGATTGGATTTATAATGTTTCCAACTGGATTTAAAACGTCTTACAAACAATCCTGCGTCATGATAAGGATCGTTCAAAAATGTTTGATCAACATCCCAATAAATCTTAGCTTGGTCTGATGCGATTAATTGCTGAACTATTTTTTCTTCGGCAGCATTTAATGCATTAAAACCCGCGAATATAAATTGTTGTTTTTGAAGAGCACTCGAAAAATGATTCAAATTGTTTACAGCTTCGCGATATATTAAACCTTGATAACCGATTCCTTTTTTTAATAGATGAGCATAAAGTGACTGGTAATAATTAGGTAATAATTTCCAAAAATCAATGTAGTTTTCGAGTAATTGGGTTTTATTTTCGACTTCTATTCCCCATTTTTTTATGTCTTCAATATCTTTTAAATAAGAAAGAACATAAGACGGATCTAACAAATACCTATCAATTTCATTAAAATCTTGCAAAAGCGTTTTGGCCCAATTAGCAAAAAGTTCAAATGTTTGTTGCTTTGATTTTTCGGTTACTGATAAATAAACCTCATAGAATTCAAATAATAATTCAATTGGATCAACTGTACGAACAGCGGCTATATCCTGAATAAAATCTTGTATGCTAATAATCTTTGGAGAAAGAATATTGTTTGAGACTTGTTTTTTAAGTGCTTCTATCAAGAACACTTTAGCTCGTTTATTAGGCAGCACTACTATCGTTTCGGATAGTTTGTCTGAATAATTTTGGATTAAAACTGTTGCTATTTTGTCTAAAAAAGAAGTATTTGTCATTTTATAAAAATAAAAAAAACGCCTCGATAAATCGAGGCGTTTTCAATAAATATTTAAAGGAAATTATTTTTGTAATTTCACTTCAGTTCTTCTATTTTGAGCTTTTCCTTTAGCCGTTTTGTTAGTTGCTACTGGAGCAGACTCACCAAAACCTACAGCGTTTAAGTTACTCTCTTTAATACCTCTTTCGATTAAAGCGTTTTTCACAACACTTGCTCTAGCCTCAGAAAGTTTTTGATTGAAAGCATCTGAACCATCGCTATCAGTGTGTCCTTCAATACTGAATTTAGCATTTGGATAATTTTTAAGGATATCAGACATTGCATCTAATCTTGCAGGAATATCTCCAGTTTTGAAAGTAGATTTTCCTGAGTTGAAATAAACCGCTCTTGCTTGAATTTTAAGATTGTCTAAAGCTTCAGTAGTTACTTCTGGACATCCTTTGTTGCTAGCAGGACCAGCTACAGTAGGACATTCGTCATCTTTATCAACTACTCCATCTCCGTCAGTGTCTGGCCAAGGACATCCAGCGTTTTCTTTAGGACCAGCTACAGTAGGACATTTATCATCTTTATCAGCAACTCCATCTCCATCAGTATCAGGACAACCGTTTAATGATTTAGGACCTGCAACTTCTGGACAAGCATCATCTTTATCAGCAATACCATCTCCGTCAGTATCAGGACATCCATTCAAAGCAGCTAAACCAGCAACTTCTGGACAAGCATCACTTGCATCAACGATTCCGTCTCCATCAGTATCAGGACATCCGTTGAATTGTTTCAATCCAGCAACTTCTGGACAAGCATCTTCTTTGTCATAAATTCCATCACCATCTGTATCTTTTCCTCCAAATTTGAAGATAAGACCAGCTGTGTGTTGAAAATGAGATGGTGCATCTGGAGTAGTGTTATTTCCAACAGTTCTATCACCAAATGATTTTTTGTATCTAGTAGCAAATTCTAATCCGATACCTTCAGTTAACCACAAAGTCAAACCTGCTCCTGGATTAACTGTTCCGTAACTACTATCTCCAAAGAAAGTATAACCTCCACCAACAGATAAAGATGGATCAATCACTTTAGATTTAATCAAGCTCATGAAACTGTATTTAACAGTAGCATCAATACCATAATACATCAAATCACCAGGATT
This region of Flavobacterium lacustre genomic DNA includes:
- a CDS encoding PD-(D/E)XK nuclease family protein, which gives rise to MTNTSFLDKIATVLIQNYSDKLSETIVVLPNKRAKVFLIEALKKQVSNNILSPKIISIQDFIQDIAAVRTVDPIELLFEFYEVYLSVTEKSKQQTFELFANWAKTLLQDFNEIDRYLLDPSYVLSYLKDIEDIKKWGIEVENKTQLLENYIDFWKLLPNYYQSLYAHLLKKGIGYQGLIYREAVNNLNHFSSALQKQQFIFAGFNALNAAEEKIVQQLIASDQAKIYWDVDQTFLNDPYHDAGLFVRRFKSSWKHYKSNPFEWIVDDFSKTKNIQVIGTPKTIGQAKITGSIIEKIILDDPTATLDKVAVVLGEENLLVPLLYALPATVGALNITMGYSGKNNPAQILIAKLFKMHTNALSRKNSSYVFYYKDVLDVLTHPLVEPYALTNNLVKIINQNNYTFIAHNKLLELSENSSKLFLLLFQKWEKGSIPVLQTISELLQTIKSNLSNDNEEEKITKAFVFAIFKVINKLINYYSKHEHIDKIETLYAIYKQVIDLAEVSFEGEPLNGLQIMGVLESRVLDFETVIVTSMNEGKFPAGKSQNSFIPYDVKKELGLPTFKEKDAIYTYHFYHLLQRAKNIYLLYNTESEGLDAGEKSRFITQLEVEKQPNHTLTHEIYNAVLPETAYQPMVIPKSEAVLLRLKEIAENGFSPSALTSYIRNPIQFYFQKILRIREVEEVEENIALNTLGTIIHETLKVLYEPFIGKFISENDILNGFKKIDDEVLKQFKLVYKEGEIKKGRNLLAFEVAKRNVSNFLKVELESIKNGDAIKILALEQTFERILNHPSLPFPVLIKGNVDRIEERNGIIRIIDYKTGKVEKAGVTLKSWKGLTEDIKNDKIIQVLAYAYMFEKEANNKPIEAGIISFKNLRGGFLPFNFKEEKNENTVINTEILDNYLVQMILLLNEILDETIPFKEKV
- a CDS encoding OmpA family protein; this translates as MKHLNKLLVAVMMVMGLTSHAQDSNNPWAISFGVNAVDTKTSAGGGNNWLDRHFSQPFAVKDNWNILPSVSYLSVSKYVGDNFSFGISGSVNKITKFVTFDPTATGHDSRGYIVTNPGDLMYYGIDATVKYSFMSLIKSKVIDPSLSVGGGYTFFGDSSYGTVNPGAGLTLWLTEGIGLEFATRYKKSFGDRTVGNNTTPDAPSHFQHTAGLIFKFGGKDTDGDGIYDKEDACPEVAGLKQFNGCPDTDGDGIVDASDACPEVAGLAALNGCPDTDGDGIADKDDACPEVAGPKSLNGCPDTDGDGVADKDDKCPTVAGPKENAGCPWPDTDGDGVVDKDDECPTVAGPASNKGCPEVTTEALDNLKIQARAVYFNSGKSTFKTGDIPARLDAMSDILKNYPNAKFSIEGHTDSDGSDAFNQKLSEARASVVKNALIERGIKESNLNAVGFGESAPVATNKTAKGKAQNRRTEVKLQK